One stretch of Kiritimatiellaceae bacterium DNA includes these proteins:
- a CDS encoding SET domain-containing protein has product MLHPDTEVRWISEEIGCGIVATRDIPKGTVTWTMDPLDRFFTAQQVAALPDRCRETLYKYSYRNRDGNYVFCWDNTRFMNHSFNPNCITTAYNFELAVRDIREGEELTNDYGSLNILEPFHACDEGTDRKVVYPDDLARHYADWDRQLEKAFKRIQTVEQPLRELLSAEQWETAGNIAEQRAPMDSILNCLHCG; this is encoded by the coding sequence ATGCTACACCCCGACACAGAAGTTCGCTGGATCAGTGAGGAGATCGGTTGCGGCATTGTCGCCACCCGCGATATTCCCAAAGGCACCGTTACCTGGACGATGGATCCGCTCGACCGCTTCTTCACCGCTCAGCAGGTCGCCGCGCTTCCTGACCGCTGCCGCGAGACGCTCTATAAATATTCCTACCGCAACCGCGACGGCAATTATGTCTTCTGCTGGGACAACACGCGCTTCATGAACCACAGCTTTAATCCCAACTGCATCACCACCGCCTACAACTTTGAGCTGGCCGTGCGCGATATCCGGGAAGGTGAAGAGCTCACCAACGACTACGGCTCGCTCAATATCCTCGAACCGTTCCACGCCTGCGACGAAGGAACCGATCGCAAAGTCGTCTACCCCGACGACCTCGCCCGCCACTACGCCGACTGGGATCGCCAGCTCGAAAAAGCTTTCAAACGCATTCAAACGGTCGAACAACCTCTGCGCGAACTGCTTTCCGCAGAACAATGGGAAACCGCCGGCAACATCGCCGAACAGCGCGCACCGATGGATTCGATTCTGAACTGCCTGCATTGTGGATAA
- the rpmA gene encoding 50S ribosomal protein L27 translates to MAHKKGQGASTNGRDSQPKRRGVKRYAGQEVTAGSIIVRQVGNKFVAGSNVGQGRDFTLFALKHGIVEFDKAGRRVNIREMQTA, encoded by the coding sequence ATGGCACATAAAAAGGGACAAGGGGCTTCTACCAACGGTCGCGACAGTCAGCCAAAACGCCGTGGCGTCAAACGCTACGCCGGTCAGGAAGTAACCGCAGGCAGCATCATCGTTCGTCAGGTCGGCAACAAATTCGTCGCCGGATCCAACGTCGGTCAAGGCCGCGATTTCACGCTTTTCGCGCTCAAGCACGGCATCGTCGAGTTCGACAAAGCCGGTCGCCGCGTCAACATTCGCGAAATGCAGACTGCATAA
- the rplU gene encoding 50S ribosomal protein L21 — protein sequence MEAYAVIETGGKQYRVEKDTVLSVELLDAAEAGKTVEFDQVLAVSNGSQLTIGAPVVAGAKVTATVVENYRGDKVVAFKKKRRQGYRKKIGHRQGLTKIKIESIRA from the coding sequence ATGGAAGCATACGCAGTGATTGAAACCGGCGGTAAACAGTACCGCGTGGAAAAAGATACCGTGCTGAGCGTCGAACTGCTGGACGCCGCTGAAGCCGGTAAAACCGTTGAATTTGATCAGGTGCTGGCCGTCTCCAACGGCAGCCAGCTCACCATCGGCGCGCCCGTTGTGGCTGGCGCCAAAGTAACCGCCACGGTGGTCGAAAACTACCGCGGAGACAAAGTGGTGGCGTTCAAAAAGAAACGCCGTCAGGGGTACCGCAAAAAAATCGGTCACCGTCAGGGCCTGACGAAGATCAAAATCGAATCCATCCGCGCTTAA
- the budA gene encoding acetolactate decarboxylase, with translation MKQWIALLLLVLLAGCATAPRDTVVQVSTIDALLAGAYDGQVSLDDLLDCGDLGIGTFDALEGEMIMLDHHVYQARADGTVRQMPEDSSTPFASVVNFKPDMTLGLTDVLTKETFQTRVDGLAPNQNLFLAVRFDGYFTSMKVRSVPKQEKPYPPLAEAAEHQSVFEYTGVHGTVLGFRCPSFVKGVNVPGYHLHFISDDKTKGGHILDFTTVGGNLQLDACNRFYMILPDQNQLRALDLSKDRSAELEKIEK, from the coding sequence ATGAAACAATGGATTGCCTTGCTCCTGCTCGTCCTTCTGGCCGGGTGCGCCACCGCACCGAGAGATACCGTCGTGCAGGTTTCGACGATTGATGCTCTGCTGGCAGGCGCTTATGACGGCCAGGTATCACTCGATGACCTGTTAGACTGCGGCGATCTCGGCATCGGCACCTTCGACGCGCTCGAAGGCGAGATGATTATGCTCGATCACCATGTCTATCAGGCTCGTGCCGACGGAACCGTTCGCCAGATGCCGGAAGATTCCTCTACACCGTTTGCCAGCGTGGTGAACTTTAAGCCGGACATGACGCTGGGACTGACCGACGTTCTCACTAAAGAGACGTTCCAAACCCGTGTGGATGGCTTGGCACCCAACCAGAATCTTTTCCTTGCCGTGCGGTTCGACGGATACTTTACATCCATGAAAGTCCGTTCCGTTCCAAAACAGGAAAAACCCTATCCGCCGCTGGCCGAAGCCGCAGAACACCAGTCGGTGTTTGAGTACACCGGCGTGCACGGCACCGTACTCGGCTTCCGCTGTCCGTCATTTGTGAAAGGCGTCAATGTTCCCGGTTACCACCTCCATTTTATTTCTGACGATAAAACCAAAGGCGGACACATTCTTGACTTCACCACCGTCGGCGGCAATCTGCAACTCGATGCCTGCAACCGCTTCTATATGATACTGCCTGACCAAAACCAGCTGCGCGCGCTCGACCTTTCTAAAGACCGTTCCGCAGAACTCGAGAAAATCGAAAAATGA
- a CDS encoding peptidase: MIEKIHCLENPEWLARLDKTRNGLSTTLYAMYSGLTGGITVDPSLMMIPADDHLPQRGDGVFESLKCLNGQLYNAEAHLTRLELSCKGIGMELPCSYAKLLEIICSTIRAGGKRDCLIRVLVSRGTENMGIDPALCKGPVIYVVVYRYTARIENGKLKPARVALSAVPIKSPDFATIKTCNYLPNVLMKLEANRRGLDFVISIDTNGNLGEGATENIGILTPDNELLMPTPDYVLSGTTARRALDLAKTLVANGTLKTAEYRDISPAQAARAKEIFIFGTTTDVTPVIEWEGRPVGDGKVGPIAEQLLALLKNDMTPESETLTEVFK, from the coding sequence ATGATTGAAAAAATTCACTGTTTGGAAAATCCGGAATGGCTCGCGCGGCTTGATAAAACCCGTAACGGCCTTTCAACCACTCTTTACGCGATGTACTCCGGCCTGACCGGAGGCATTACCGTTGACCCGTCACTGATGATGATTCCGGCGGACGACCACCTGCCTCAGCGCGGCGACGGCGTTTTTGAATCGCTCAAATGTCTGAACGGGCAACTCTACAATGCAGAGGCCCATCTCACACGGCTGGAGCTTTCGTGTAAAGGCATCGGCATGGAATTGCCCTGCTCTTACGCGAAACTTCTTGAGATCATCTGCTCGACGATCCGCGCCGGGGGAAAGCGCGATTGTCTGATCCGCGTACTGGTTTCGCGCGGCACCGAAAACATGGGGATTGATCCCGCACTCTGCAAAGGGCCGGTGATCTACGTCGTCGTTTACCGTTACACCGCACGAATTGAAAACGGAAAGCTCAAACCGGCGCGTGTTGCGCTAAGTGCTGTTCCGATTAAGTCGCCGGATTTTGCCACAATCAAGACCTGCAACTATCTGCCGAACGTGCTGATGAAACTTGAAGCGAACCGGCGCGGACTCGATTTCGTTATTTCCATAGACACGAACGGCAATCTTGGCGAAGGCGCCACGGAGAACATCGGCATCCTGACACCGGACAACGAATTGCTGATGCCGACACCCGATTATGTTCTTTCCGGCACCACCGCCCGGCGAGCGCTCGATCTGGCCAAAACACTGGTTGCCAACGGTACACTCAAAACAGCCGAATACCGCGATATTTCTCCGGCACAAGCGGCACGGGCCAAAGAAATTTTTATCTTCGGCACCACCACCGACGTCACACCGGTTATCGAATGGGAAGGCCGGCCCGTCGGCGACGGAAAGGTCGGCCCAATCGCCGAACAACTGCTCGCGCTGTTGAAAAACGATATGACGCCCGAAAGTGAAACGTTAACGGAGGTATTCAAATGA